One genomic segment of Chloroflexota bacterium includes these proteins:
- the uvrB gene encoding excinuclease ABC subunit UvrB, translating to MNTRFRLHAPYQPTGDQPEAIRQLVDGVRRGYRHQVLLGATGTGKTFTMASVIERVQLPALVLAHNKTLAAQLYAEFKAFFPENAVEYFVSYYDYYQPEAYVPQQDLYIEKDADINEEIERLRLAATTALMTRPDVIIVASVSAIYGLGNPEAYGRGVIRLHTGEIYRRNALLRQLVESQYQRNDLDLRPGTFRVRGDTLEIAPAYADDLVYRIDFFGDEVERIAAYDMWGSRQEFLNAVEIFPARHYLTEEEKLQKALADIEAELETRLAELKAQGKLVEAQRLEQRTRYDLEMLREMGYCSGIENYSRHLEQRPPGSPPWTLMDYLPAEYLLIIDESHITIPQIRGMYRGDRSRKQTLVEYGFRLPSALDNRPLTFEEFERRMGYTIYTSATPGPYELGKAEQVVEQIIRPTGLLDPEVEVRPTEGQIDDLLAEIRARVAVGERVLVTTLTKRMAEKLSDYLVEQGIKVHYLHSEVDTLDRVGILRDLRMGVFDVVVGINLLREGLDLPEVSLVAILDADKEGFLRSATALIQTIGRAARHLHGKAIMYADKITPAMQQAIDETNRRREKQMAYNREHGIEPRGIVKEIHDLTERVAAQVAENQAKYHAGETTPERMSARELAALIADLEGEMRAAAEALEFERAAALRDRIFELRGRLASNPTLKPWERLKLLGEQKT from the coding sequence ATGAACACCCGTTTCCGCCTGCACGCGCCCTATCAGCCCACCGGAGACCAGCCGGAAGCCATCCGCCAACTGGTGGATGGCGTGCGTCGCGGGTATCGCCATCAGGTGCTGCTGGGCGCGACCGGCACGGGCAAAACCTTCACCATGGCTTCCGTCATCGAGCGCGTGCAACTGCCTGCTTTGGTGCTCGCCCACAACAAAACCTTAGCCGCCCAACTCTACGCCGAGTTCAAGGCGTTCTTCCCCGAAAACGCGGTGGAATACTTCGTTTCTTACTACGACTACTACCAGCCCGAAGCCTACGTGCCCCAGCAAGACCTTTACATCGAAAAAGACGCCGACATCAACGAAGAAATCGAGCGCCTGCGGCTGGCCGCGACCACCGCGCTGATGACCCGCCCCGACGTCATCATCGTGGCGTCGGTTTCCGCCATCTACGGCCTGGGCAATCCCGAAGCCTACGGGCGCGGCGTGATTCGCCTGCACACGGGGGAAATCTACCGCCGCAACGCCTTGCTGCGCCAGCTGGTGGAAAGCCAGTACCAGCGCAACGACCTGGACCTGCGCCCGGGCACCTTTCGCGTGCGCGGCGACACCCTGGAAATTGCGCCGGCATACGCGGACGATTTGGTTTACCGCATCGACTTCTTCGGCGACGAGGTGGAGCGCATCGCGGCCTACGATATGTGGGGCAGCCGCCAGGAATTCCTGAACGCGGTGGAAATCTTCCCGGCCAGGCACTACCTCACCGAGGAAGAGAAACTGCAAAAAGCCTTGGCCGACATCGAAGCCGAACTGGAAACCCGCCTCGCCGAACTCAAAGCCCAGGGCAAACTTGTAGAAGCCCAGCGGCTGGAACAGCGCACCCGCTACGACCTGGAAATGCTGCGCGAAATGGGCTATTGCTCCGGCATCGAGAACTACTCCCGCCATCTGGAGCAGCGCCCGCCCGGCTCGCCGCCGTGGACGCTGATGGACTACCTCCCCGCGGAATACCTGCTCATCATCGACGAATCGCACATCACCATCCCGCAGATTCGCGGCATGTACCGCGGCGACCGCAGCCGCAAGCAAACGTTGGTGGAATACGGCTTCCGCCTGCCCAGCGCGTTGGACAACCGCCCCCTCACCTTCGAGGAATTCGAGCGGCGCATGGGCTACACCATTTACACCAGCGCCACCCCCGGCCCCTACGAACTGGGCAAAGCCGAGCAGGTCGTTGAGCAAATCATCCGCCCCACGGGCTTGCTCGACCCCGAAGTGGAAGTGCGCCCCACCGAAGGCCAGATCGACGACCTGCTGGCCGAAATTCGCGCCCGGGTGGCGGTGGGCGAGCGGGTGCTGGTCACCACCCTGACCAAGCGCATGGCCGAAAAACTGAGCGATTACCTGGTCGAGCAGGGCATCAAAGTCCACTACCTGCATTCGGAAGTGGACACCCTCGACCGGGTCGGCATTCTCCGCGACCTGCGGATGGGGGTGTTCGACGTCGTGGTGGGCATCAACCTGCTGCGCGAGGGGCTGGATCTGCCCGAGGTGTCGCTGGTTGCCATTCTGGACGCGGACAAGGAAGGCTTCCTGCGCAGTGCGACCGCGCTGATTCAGACCATTGGCCGCGCCGCCCGCCACCTGCACGGCAAGGCCATCATGTACGCCGACAAAATCACCCCCGCGATGCAGCAGGCGATTGACGAAACCAACCGCCGCCGGGAAAAGCAAATGGCCTACAACCGGGAACACGGCATCGAGCCGCGGGGCATCGTCAAGGAAATCCACGACCTGACCGAGCGGGTCGCCGCACAGGTCGCCGAAAACCAGGCCAAATACCACGCCGGCGAAACCACGCCTGAACGCATGTCGGCCAGGGAACTGGCCGCACTGATTGCCGACCTGGAAGGCGAAATGCGCGCCGCGGCCGAGGCGCTGGAATTCGAACGCGCCGCGGCATTGCGCGACCGCATCTTCGAACTGCGCGGCCGCCTGGCTTCCAACCCTACTTTGAAGCCGTGGGAGCGGTTGAAGTTATTGGGGGAACAAAAAACCTGA